TGTGGATGATGATGTGAATAAAACGCATTTGAAAGTCATGGGGCTACCTGTTTGGGGGTCTACAAAAGAAATTAAGCGTATTGTCAAAGCGAAAGGAATCGATGAAATTATTATTGCGGTTCCTTCACTGGGTAAGAAAGGGGTTCAGAGCATTTATCAGGAATGCTCGAAAATCGATGTAACAGTGAAAATTATGCCGAAAATTGAAGATGTGATGACAGGTAAAGTAGCTGTTAATGATATGCGAGAAGTAGAGATCAACGACTTGCTAGGGCGTGATGAGGTAAAGCTTGATATGATTGCTATCTCTGGAAAACTAACGGGCAAAGTTATATTAGTAACAGGTGCGGGTGGCTCCATTGGTTCGGAAATTTGCCGCCAAGTGATGAAGTTCCAACCGAGAAAACTAATATTGTTAGGTCATGGGGAAAACTCGATTTATACCATTCATATGGAATTATCCGGGAAAATCGGTAAGGATATTGAGCTTGTACCCGTTATTGCGGATATCCAAGATAGAGAACGAATTTTTGAAATCGTACAGCACTATCAACCGGATGTCATTTACCACGCAGCAGCTCACAAACATGTTCCTTTAATGGAATATAATCCACGTGAAGCGATGAAAAATAACATTTTTGGTACGAAAAATGTTGCCGAAGCAGCGCATGAATATGGTGTCGGTAATTTTGTGATGATTTCAACGGATAAGGCAGTCAACCCACCGAATGTGATGGGAGCAACAAAACGCGTTGCAGAAATGGTTGTCCAAAATTTAGCGAAAACAAGTAGCACAAAATTTGCTGCGGTACGATTTGGTAATGTTCTTGGTTCTCGAGGTTCTGTTATTCCACTCTTTAAAAAGCAAATTGCTGGTGGTGGTCCGGTAACGGTTACGCATCAAGATATGACCCGTTATTTTATGACCATTCCAGAAGCATCACGTCTTGTTTTACAGGCGGGTACCCTAGGTGGAAATGGGGAAATCTTTGTTCTTGATATGGGCGAGCCTGTGAAAATTGTAGATTTAGCGCGTAATCTGATTCAGTTATCCGGTTTGGAAGATGAAATCAAGATTGAATTTACGGGGTTACGTTCAGGTGAAAAAATGTTCGAGGAGCTATTGAACGAGGAAGAAATCCAAGAAGAGCATATATTTCCGGGAATTCATATTGGGCGAGTCAATGTACTTGAGACGAGCAGTCTTTACGAATTGCTTGATTGTATAAAATACATGCCTGAAGAAGAATTAAAAGCAACACTATTAGGGGTTGCTAATAATAAACTAGTCGAAATGAGTTTATAGTACCAAGTAACATGTATTTTGCATACATGATGAAACGATGGATTTTACTGTTCTGGTTATAGTAGGGGATAAAAAAATGAAAATACAAATACTTATTTATATATTGGGCTATAGTTTCGTATATTTCCTATTGTCGACCGGTTTATATTTTCTCAGTGTAACGAGTGGCTATAATGGACTATCACTGCCGATATTTGGCGGTGGAGATGATGGGCAATTTTATTATGAACAGGCAATGAACTTCGCAAATGGTGAGCCCTATATTTATACTTCTATACATGTATGGGTACTGGGCATGATTTTAGATATTTTTAATACTGAAAGTGTAATGATTTTACGGCTTTATAACTTTATATCGAATATTTTAATAATCATTTTGTCACTGCTCATTTTAAAGAAAATAAGCAAGGATCAAACTTTCCATATGGCTGCTACGATATTAGTGCTATTTTTGGCGTTGTATCCAAGTTTACTTTTAAATTCAACACTTTCAATTTATCGAGATTCATGGATTTATGCGTTTTTCTTATGGGCTACATACTTGTTTATTAATCTATTCATTAGTAAAGGCAAATGGCCGAAAGTAATTAATCTGCTGCTTTTAGTGTTTGTTCTAATCATGCTTGGTGGCTATAGAAAGTATGCATTATTAAGCTTTGTAATTGCTTCTATGGTCTACTTATTTATTAATTTGATTAGTAAGAAAAAAGTGAGCCTCATTAAAATCGGTGGGCTATTATTTGTCGGTGTATCTGTATTTTATTTATTGTTTCGCAACTTTAAATTCCCAGTAGTAGGGCTTTCATTTTCGGATGTGCTGCAATATAGGCAGGCAAGTATGGAGTTAGGTGGAAGTCAGATGGGGATATCTTTAGAGCATTCGAATATTTTTTTATTTTACGCAAATTATTTATATAGTATTTTGAGTAATTTTATTGGACCTTTTCCTTGGCAAATTACGGGTGGCTCGACATTACTATTGATGATAACAGAGGGGATTTTATTTTTCTTTATTAGTATTTATTTAGTAAAAAAGATAAAAGTCTTTTCTAAAATCGAATTATTTTTATTTATCCAGGCGGTTGTATGGTTCTTATTAATTAGTATTTCAAACGACAATTTTGGGACGGGTTCTAGACTAAGAATCGTTGGTTGGTTACCATTACTCATTATCTTCGTGAAATATTACTCAGAAGGAATATATAGAAGGAAGTTAAACAGTAAGCGAGTTTAGTGCAGTAAGGAGCTTTTTAGATGCCTAAGATTTCGGTAATTATCCCCATTTATAATAAAGGGAATCGATTAAAAACTACGATTCAATCGGTTTTAGACCAAAGTTATCAGGATTTTGAATTAATTTTAATCAATGATGGTTCAACTGATAATACTGATGAAATCATCCAATTTTATAAAGAGCAATATCCAACTAAAATTAACTGCTATTCTCAAACGAACAAAGGGGTTTCAGCAACACGTAATTTTGGAATGACTGTATCAAAAGGAGACTATATTTCATTTTTAGATGCAGATGATTCTTATCATCGTGATTTTTTGCAAGAAACAATGGCGCAAGTTAATGAAAAGTGCAGCGATGTTATTTTAACAAAACATCATAAACAGTATTTAAGTAATGGCAAATTAATCAAGTCAAAAATGAAAACAAATAGCCGCGATATTCTAAAAGATTTTATTTTAGGTAAAATAGATGCCAATACAGATTCTTGGTTAATTAAGAAAACCTTATTGAATAATCATCAAATCTGTTTTAACGAGGCGTTAACTTTTGGGGAAGACATGCTATTTTTTATAGAGGTTTTATTAAATGCGCAAAATCCTAGCTCTGTGTTAAAAGAGTTAACCACGTATAATATAGGCGTTGAAGATTCATTAAGCTCGAATTCGGTAGATAAAATTTACAAAGATATTGAATGGATCACATTAGCGGTACAATATATTTCGAAGCATTGCAACGATGAAGCAAGAAAATTAGCTTTAGTAGGTGCATTAGAAAGCTATCGATTACCCGCTGCAATTGTTTATCGATTGCATTTGAATAAAGAAGCTGAAAATTATAGCGAGCATAAGACAGCGCTTATGAAATATATTAATAAGTTTCGATTTAACAATGGCCTCAGAAGTATAAAGTTGTTTAAAGCGATTCGGCTACTTTAAATGTAGACGAAAAAGACAATGGGCATACCCAAAATAATTGCACAACTAGCAGGGTGAATGAAGTCATTCATCCTTGTTTAGATTATTGGGTAAAATTTCATTTATACATAGGCAGTGAAATTATTGAATGATGTACTGTGGCAAAGGTAGCTATTAACTACAATAGATAGGCTTCAAAAAAAATATTAAGGATCTAAAGAATGAATCAATTAAAAATAGGAATTGTTTTAAATTATGTTTCAGTAGCTGCAACATTTATTATTGGCTTGTTATATACACCATTCCTGATTCGCACATTAGGACAAGCTGATTATGGAATATACGCATTAGCATTAGCGATTGCTGGTTATTTATCATTGCTTGATTTAGGGATAGGGAATGCCATAGTAAGGTATATCGCACAAAACCAAGCAATCGGTACGAAGAAAAAAGAAGCTCAATTAGTGGGTTATTTCTTTAAAATTTTTTCGTATATCGGACTAGCTACTTTAGTAATCGGGCTTTCTATTGCATTGAATTTGCAAAACGTTGTATCAAGTGATTTTACAAACGAGCAAATAAAAACATTACAGTGGATGATACTTGTATTGACAGTGAATTTCGCAGTAGGTTTTATTTTAAATACGTTTTCGGCCGTTTTACAAGCATACGAAAAGTTTATCTTCTTAAAGGTAGCGAATGTGCTCCGTGTTTCTTTGACACCTATAATTTCTGTCTTTTACTTGTTTTATTCGACGAATCTCATCGTGTTAACGGTGATTTTAGCTTTGGTGAATAGCGCGGTCTTAATTGTCAGTTATTTTTACTATAAAAAAGCATTGAATATTAAGATGTCTTTTGAGCGAGTGCAAAAGGACTTGAAGAAGGAAATTTTAGGCTATTCTTTCGTAATTTTTGTGGTTGCTATTGCAGATAAACTTTACTGGCAAACGGACCAAATTTTATTAGGGATTTTAAAGAACCCTGAAACTGTCGCTGTTTTTGCTTTGGCCATTCAATTTGTCAATATTTTTATGTCATTATCCATTGCGATTAATAGCGTATTTTTACCCCGAGTTACACATATTGTGAGTGCCGAAAATTACGTCAATCAGTTAAATGCTTTATTTATTAAAGTGAGTAAGTTTCAAACATTTGTAATGGGGCTCTTCTTGTCTGGCTTTGTCATCATTGGGGAAGCATTCATCGAGCTATGGGTGGGAAAAACTTTCGAGCTGACATATGTCATTGTTCTGATCTTAATGTCCACTTTCTCGTTAGACTTAATCCAAAATTTAGGCTTAGTCATTATGCAAGCAAAAGGGAAATACATATTCCGAGCGTATACATTAATCATTTGTTCGATCTTAAATGTCTTGATTTCCATTCCAATCATCAAGCTTTATGGTAGTGTAGGCACAGCCATTATTACGGCGATCTTTGTGTTTATCGGAAATGTGCTCGTGTTGAATATTTATTATCACAAAAAATTACAGCTGAATATGCTAGTATATTGGCGAAAAATCGGCAAACTCATTGCTATTATTAGTGTAGTTGCTCTATTAGGGTTTGGTTTAAAAGAGCTATTTTTAGTAGATGACTGGGGCTCATTATTTACGTATATCGTGATTTACTCCGCGCTCTATTGTGTCGTAATCTATTTTACGTATTTGTCAAAAAACGAAAAACAATGGATGCTTACTAAAGTGAAGCGCCTGAAGAATAGAGGCTAAGCTCAGAAAGGAGGCAATTCAATATGATACCTAAAAAGATTCACTATTGCTGGTTTGGCGGCAAAGAATTAGATGAAAAATCTAAAGGCTATATACAAAGCTGGAAGAAATACCTACCTGAATATGAAATCATCGAATGGAATGAAACGAGTTTTGATCTGAGTCAAAATGACTTTGTAAGAGAGGCTTATGAACAAAAAAAATATGCATTCGTTTCCGATTATGTCAGGTTATACGCGTTATATCATCACGGTGGCATATATATGGATACAGATGTAGAAGTGATAAAATCTTTCAATGATCTATTAACTAATAGGGCGTTCACAGGTGTTGAACGAGGCGACTATTGTATAACGGGCACAATGGGAGCAGAGGCATACCATCCATGGATAGAGAAATTGCTACATTACTATAATGGAAGAAAGTTCATTTTAGATAATGGTGAACTTGATTTAACGACAAACACAGTCATTATTACGAAAATCACAAAAGAGCATTATGGATGGAAAGAGGGCAATACGTATTCTGAATTAGCTGAAGGAATCGCTATTTACCCTTTTGATTACTTTTGTGCTAAAAATGGCATGACGAATGAGTATCATATTACAGACAATACATATACGGTACATCATTTTAATGGATCATGGGCGTCTAAGTCGAATAAATTATTGAAAAATTATGTTCGAATAATTAGAAGACTATTTTTCAATAAAAAATACAAAATTTAGTTAGAAAAGAGAAGGATATGAAAATACTATTTGTAGCCTCCGTATACCGTCACCTTACAGTATTCCATATCCCCTATATGCAGTATTTCCAATCGCAAGGATATGAAGTATGGGCCGCGGCAGGTATCGGAAATGAAGATAAAGAGAATTTACAGAAATTGAATATAAAATGCGTAGACATACCTTTTTCAAGAAGTCCGCTTAGTGCACAAAATATGACAGCGTACCAAGCACTCAAAAAGTTGTTCCATAGTGAACGCTTTGACTTAGTGCATGTACATACACCGATAGCTGCGTTATTATCAAGAGCGGCTTTTCGAAATGTCAAGCATGGAAAAATCGTTTATACAGCGCACGGCTTTCATTTTTATAAGGGAGCGCCGAAACAAAATTGGCTTATCTATTATACAGCCGAAAAGTTGGCCGCAAAATGGACAGATTATTTAATTACGATGAATGATGAAGATTATAAAAATGCTCAAAAATTATTGCCAGTGGAGAAAATTTCATACGTGCATGGTGTTGGCGTAGAGTTTACTACAGAAGTATTAACATCATCAGAAAAAGCTGAAATGAAGGCTCAGCTTAGTTTACCAAATGATGCCGTTGTTATTTCATGTGTTGCAGAGATGAATTCCAATAAAAATCATCAGTTTTTACTTCGGAATTGGCAACAGTTGAAGCAGGACAATCCAAACTTAGAGCTATTATTAATTGGTAATGGCGAAATGGAACATGAATTACAGACATATGTAGCAAAAGAGCAATTAGTAGGCATTCATTTTTTAGGGTATAGGCGAGATGTTCCAGAGCTGCTTCAAATTTCAGATATCGTCACATTGCTATCTCATCGCGAGGGGCTACCGAAAAGTATAATGGAAGCAATGGAGGCAAGTATTCCTTGTGTTGTAACAAATACGAGGGGGCTACGTGATTTAGTTCAAACAAATGAAAATGGCTATGTCATTGAACATGGGGACGACCAATCCCTTAAAGTAGCCTTTACAAAGCTAGCACAATCAGCGCAGCTAAGAGAGCAAATGGGGCAGCGAGCGAAACAATTAGTAGAGCCGTTTGTGTTGGACAAGGTTTTACAGGAATATAGTACGATTTATAAGAAATTGCTAAAGTAGGTGAAAGCATGACGATTCTAGTCACGGGTGGCCTAGGTTTTATAGGTAGCCATACAGTAGTAGAATTAATTGAACAAGGGGAAGATTGTTTAATCATTGATAATTTATCAAAATCTGCTATTGATGTATTAGAGCGAATCGAAACAATTGTTCATAAGAAAATTCCATTTATTCAATTAGATTTATTGGACTTAGAAAAGTTGCGAACGGTTTTTAAGGAAAACGCGATTACCGCTGTCATTCATTTTGCAGGCTTTAAATCGGTAGGTGAATCTGTTCGTAATCCACTGATGTATTATCAAAACAATTTAATGAGTACGCTCAACTTGCTCGATGTGATGAAAGAATTTGATGTGAAGAAATTGGTCTTTAGTTCTTCTGCAACGGTTTATGGCGACTTGCATACACCGCCACTAAAGGAAGATTTATCCCTTCATGCACCGAATCCATACGGTCGTACAAAATTAATGCTAGAAGAAATTTTACAGGATATCGTTGCGGCACAAGCTGGCTGGAGTTTTGCGTTAATGCGTTATTTTAATCCAATTGGCGCGCATAAAAGTGGCTTGTTAGGAGAAATGCCCTTTGGTGTGCCAAATAACTTGATGCCTCATATTTTAAAAGCAGCTAGCGGAGAAACTGCGGCATTACAAGTATTTGGTGGCGATTATGAAACCGAGGACGGTAGCTGTATCAGGGATTTTATTCATGTGATGGATTTAGCAAAGGGACATGTAAAAGCGCTAAATTATATAAAAACACTTGAAGGCTGTGAGGCGTTTAATCTTGGGACGGGGATCGGTTACTCTGTTTTTGATTTAATTCGTACTTTTGAAGATGTAAATAGCGTAAAGGTTCCATTTGACATTGTTGCACGCCGAGAAGGGGATATTGTTGCAAGTATTGCTGATATTTCCAAAGCGAGCATGCTGCTTGGATGGGATGCTCAGTATGATTTGCAGGCTATGTGTTATGATTCATGGAATTGGTATCAAAATATTTTACATAGCATGACCGAAGATTGTTAGTTTGTAAGTGTTAGCAGGAGTACATTCTTAACCACTGAAATAGGTAGTAATGGGGAGTAATTTATGAAGGTATTGATAATCGGAAAAAATGGTTATGTAGCCCAAAAATTAGTAAAAGCATGCAAGAATAATCCGCTAATTACGGATACAGTAGCAGTAAGTGTGCGTCAGGGAATAAAGGATATTGAATTTAATCATTTTGACGTATGTATCCACACAGCCGCGTTAGTTCATAAGAAGGAAAGCCATTATCAAGAAGCAGATTATTTTAAGGTGAATACAGATTTAACGATTGAAATTGCTGAAAATGCTAAGAGTCAAGGTGTAAAGCATTTTATTTTCTTAAGTACGATGGCTGTGTATGGACAACAACGAGGCGAAATTAATGGACATAGCTCGTTAAAGCCAACAACTTTTTATGGAAAGTCTAAATTGGCTGCCGAACAAGCATTACAAGCATTACAAGATGAGTATTTTTCGGTATCTATTGTTCGACCACCGATGATTTATGGACCGAATTGTCCGGGGAATTATGCCTTGCTTCGGAAATTGGCAAAGAATACGCCAATCTTTCCTTCTATTGAAAATGAACGTAGTATGTTATTTATTGATCATTTATGTGAATTTATTAATCAATTGATTTTGAGTAAAGATGCTGGCATTTTCCATCCGCAAGATGGGGCTTTTATGAATACGTCGCAAATGGTGTTAATGATTTCTAAGCACAATAATCACCGTATTTTTTTGAGTAAGATAGGTAGAGCTCTAATAACTAAAACACTTTCGAATGTCTCGTTAATGAATAAAGTCTTTGGGAATTTGACATATGCGCAAAATATTTCACAGTATAACGGGAATTCGTATCAGAAATTCAATCTAGCTGAGGCAATTGAACTTACAGAACGGCAGTGGAAGGAGGATGTCAAATGAAGCGTCTGTTAGATTTTTTCCTTTCTTTGGTTGCAATCATTATTTTTGCAATTCCGATGTTACTAGTGGCCATTTGGATCAAGCTAGATTCGAAAGGACCTATTCTATTCAAACAAAAGCGAGTTGGTTTGAATGGTGAATTATTTGAAATTTATAAGTTTCGTTCTATGTATACAGAAACACCGAATGTATCGACTGAAGCTTTAGGGGATCCTAGTGTGTATATTACGAAAGTAGGGAAATTTATACGCAAAACGAGCTTAGATGAGCTGCCCCAACTTTTTAATATCTTAAAAGGTGATATGTCGGTGGTAGGACCTCGCCCTGCACTTTATAATCAGTATGAGTTAATCGCAATGCGCGATGAGGTAAATGTCAACGCAGTGAGACCGGGATTAACAGGATATGCGCAGGTAATGGGACGTGACTTTATCTCCGACGAAGAAAAGGTTCGTTATGATCTACATTATGTAGAAAATAAGGGTATTGGTTTTGATTTGAAAATTATTTGGCTGACGTTCTTTAGTGTGTTAAAGGCTGAAGGGGTTAAATTGAAATAAATTTAGAAGATGGCTCCTTGGTAACGGTACGCCCTTCAGGAACCGAGCCGAAATGTAAGTAAATCACAATTCAAAATGAGTGGCCTTATTTAACTCGAAATATTAGGCAACATCAAACTTAAAAAATCGCTGAATGAATAAGATATTAGTAACTTTACCAAAAGCATTGTGGAATGAAAATTTCTGCAGTGCTTTTGTTTTTTTCTTTAAAGATTATAGACTTACTAGTACCGTACCCCTATATTTCCAAACTTTCATTTGAGAATATTATAAAATTACGTAGCGTAAAAAAGTTCAATTTCTAGCGATGTATCGTTAGAATCCGTATTAATTTTGCCCCTTGCAGTATTAAATTCTTTGTACGAACCGATATAAAGTGTATATACTATTTTGGAAAATTGAAGGAGCTTAAAAAATGAAGAAAATATTTATTACGGCATTATTCGTGTTACTCATAAGCTTAAACCTACACACAACAAATACATATGCCAATTCCTACGGTGTTGTAGAGGATGGCTCAAACCGCACATTTGTACCGCTACGCATGATTGCAGAAACATTTTCAGTGGCTGTCGATTGGGACAATGCCAGTAAGGTTGTGACAATCGACAATAAATACAAGCTAACGCTGGGAAGTAAGGCGATTAAAAGTGCGGGACAAGTCATTCGCCAAATGGATACACAGCCGAAGATGCTTCAAAACGCAGTGTATGTTCCTGTGCGTGAAGTCGCATTTTTATTTGATGCACCGATGAATTGGGATCAAGCGAAAAAAGAAGTTTCCTATCAGGTTGGAGCAAATACATATAAGGTTTCAGTCTATCCAGAGCAAGTTATGAGCAAGCCAAAAGTAACGGTGACAAAGAAAACAGTCAATGCTGGTGGGAAAAAACTAGCGATGAATGTGGTGTCTGTGAATTTATTAGCGCCGAATACATCATTGCATGTGGAGCTTGCGAATGACAAATTAGGTTCAGTTGGTTCGTTAGCTGCCATTGCAAAAAAGCATAATGCACAAGTTGCGATTAACGGTAATTATTTTGATGCCTATTCGAATTCTAGCTACCGTACAGTGTACAACGGTTTAGTGATGAACGGTGAGCGTGTAAAGGTATTTGATCTAAAATTCTCGGTATTTTATGTGTTAAAGGATGGCAATGTCGGCATTTTACCAGGCGATCAATTTATGAAACTATTTGCAGAGGGAAATGTACAAGAAGCGATTCAAGTAGGACCGCGTTTATTAACAAATGGCTCGGTAACGGTTGATCCGATTGCAGAAGGCTTTTCAAGTCACAAAATTTTGAGCTCACCTGGTGCGAGAAGTGCGATTGGTATTTTACCAAATCGTCAGCTTATTTTTGTAACAACAAGTGGTGCAACTGTACAACAACTTGCTTCAGCGATGAAACAATTAGGCGCAGTGGATGCGATGAATTCCGATGGTGGTGCATCAAGCGGTCTTTATGCAAACGGGAAATATATCACACCACCAGGACGCGATATTGCAGTCGGCTTACTAGTGAAATAATCGTGTATATTCGAACATGTCCCACTTTCTCTACCAATCATTTGGTAAGATAAAAACGACAACAATGATGTGAGATGAGGAAGCCTATGAAATTTTTTAAAATCATGTTGAGTGTGCTACTTTTTACTGCGCTATTGCCAAATCCGTTTGTTATGGCGCAGGAGGAAGGGCCGCAATATATAGTGACAACGACAAATGGCGTGTCACTGACAGCAAGTGCAGATGAAAAAGGGATGGTTGTCGCGAAATTATCTAAGGGTGCGCGAGTGAATTTTGTTCGCCAACAGGACAATTGGGTGAAGGTAGATTACAAAGGTAGGCTAGGCTGGGTGCCAAGTGAAACCATTGCACCGTTTACTGCAGATTTATTGTCTATTTATGCAGGCTATTATCAGCAGCTTTCAAAATTTGACCATATTATATACGCCTTAGTTGCTGATTTTACACAGGATGGTATCGAGGACCTTTATATCGTAAGTGATGCAGATCCATCAAAAGGTCAGTATGAAGAATACATATATAGCGGTGAACAACTGATTTATCAAAAGAACAGTAAAAGCGGCTTAACCATTTTAAAAAACGGTGATAACTATTACGTATATCATCATACTCAAACGAATGATGAAAAAAAGTATAAGCTTAAGCAATTAAACAGCCAAGCCAAAACCGATTATTTTGAAGTGAGTGCAGGCAAAGAAAGCTACGAAATTACTGCAAATAGTTATGTAAAGTCGTATTTTGTATTGAGTGCAGGGGATGGCTCTTTGGATGAGCAAACGTTCACCTATGAGCAAGTTGCCTCAAAGGATTATTACGGGGCAGAGCTAAAAAATGATTATGAAGAATCGATTTACTTAGAGAATTATGCGTTGTCAAAGGATGGTCAAACAACGACATTAATGGAGCAGGACTACCGTGAATTATTTTCGACCTATGAAAAATCAAAAGTAATCAAAGTAATTTACGATGATCACTATAAATCATCTGCATTGAATGAGCGCTTCCAATTTGATAGTAATCGTATAAAAAAGGAATTATTGGATTTAGCGGAGACGGTACTGCCTGAAAAGCAATTCGATTTTGAACAAACGGAGCTTGAAAAACTACAGCTAATGCTTGACCAATCTGTTTATTTAGAAATCCCTTACAAAAGTATGGTTGAGCGAAATATGTTGACGTATTTTAAAGCGGTACAGCGCGGAATAGCAAAAGGTATGACCGGCTTTGATTCAACGCAGTTACTCATAACGAACAACGAAACAGCTATTACATATGAACGAGCTTCTATCGATCAAATAATTTACGATTTTTATGGTGTGAAAATGAAGCCAGATGATTTTAACCAGTTGGCTAATGATACGGGCTACTTGATGACCGATGAAAATTATGTAGCAAACATAATAGAGGAAACTCAAGTGGAGACATACATATATCGTCAGCTTTTAGCGATAGAAACGTTAGAAAACGGCTATATTGCACTGAATTACACGGATTATGAAATGCCACATGAGATGAAGGTTTCGCCAGCAAATGAAAGCATGATTATTGCAGGTAACAAAGTCGGACAGGGGTATGTACTTTTAAAAAGACTGCCATTTAAATCAGATGTGAAGTTCGTCTATATCGATACTGTGGACTCGCTTGATTATTTAAATGTAAATCAATTCGGTGTATATGAAAATTCTTTGGATGCTATTCAGAAACTATCTGCAGAGCAAAAAGCGGGGCAAACAGAGGAAAAACAGGAAATGGAAGTAACGGAAACAGAGGAGGATGCACGAGCGCAACTTGAAGCGGAAGCCGAACCACCAATTAGTTGGTGGCTATTATTAGGGGGAGCTATGTTAGTAGTGAGTACTTTTGCATCGTCGTATTATTTTTATCGTAAACGTATTTTTAAATAAGAAGAAACAACATGTAAATAGTAGGCATATCACCATAATAAGGGGTTGATATTCCTGATAAGGTACTATAATGCTTCGGTGAGCTACGATATGTGCGCTTTTCGAAACATACGTGCGAATTTTGTGCAGATCTGTGCGAATTCACGCAAGATACGTGCGAATTTCTGGGGTTTATGT
This portion of the Solibacillus daqui genome encodes:
- a CDS encoding sugar transferase — its product is MKRLLDFFLSLVAIIIFAIPMLLVAIWIKLDSKGPILFKQKRVGLNGELFEIYKFRSMYTETPNVSTEALGDPSVYITKVGKFIRKTSLDELPQLFNILKGDMSVVGPRPALYNQYELIAMRDEVNVNAVRPGLTGYAQVMGRDFISDEEKVRYDLHYVENKGIGFDLKIIWLTFFSVLKAEGVKLK
- a CDS encoding phosphodiester glycosidase family protein, whose translation is MKKIFITALFVLLISLNLHTTNTYANSYGVVEDGSNRTFVPLRMIAETFSVAVDWDNASKVVTIDNKYKLTLGSKAIKSAGQVIRQMDTQPKMLQNAVYVPVREVAFLFDAPMNWDQAKKEVSYQVGANTYKVSVYPEQVMSKPKVTVTKKTVNAGGKKLAMNVVSVNLLAPNTSLHVELANDKLGSVGSLAAIAKKHNAQVAINGNYFDAYSNSSYRTVYNGLVMNGERVKVFDLKFSVFYVLKDGNVGILPGDQFMKLFAEGNVQEAIQVGPRLLTNGSVTVDPIAEGFSSHKILSSPGARSAIGILPNRQLIFVTTSGATVQQLASAMKQLGAVDAMNSDGGASSGLYANGKYITPPGRDIAVGLLVK
- a CDS encoding SH3 domain-containing protein; translation: MKFFKIMLSVLLFTALLPNPFVMAQEEGPQYIVTTTNGVSLTASADEKGMVVAKLSKGARVNFVRQQDNWVKVDYKGRLGWVPSETIAPFTADLLSIYAGYYQQLSKFDHIIYALVADFTQDGIEDLYIVSDADPSKGQYEEYIYSGEQLIYQKNSKSGLTILKNGDNYYVYHHTQTNDEKKYKLKQLNSQAKTDYFEVSAGKESYEITANSYVKSYFVLSAGDGSLDEQTFTYEQVASKDYYGAELKNDYEESIYLENYALSKDGQTTTLMEQDYRELFSTYEKSKVIKVIYDDHYKSSALNERFQFDSNRIKKELLDLAETVLPEKQFDFEQTELEKLQLMLDQSVYLEIPYKSMVERNMLTYFKAVQRGIAKGMTGFDSTQLLITNNETAITYERASIDQIIYDFYGVKMKPDDFNQLANDTGYLMTDENYVANIIEETQVETYIYRQLLAIETLENGYIALNYTDYEMPHEMKVSPANESMIIAGNKVGQGYVLLKRLPFKSDVKFVYIDTVDSLDYLNVNQFGVYENSLDAIQKLSAEQKAGQTEEKQEMEVTETEEDARAQLEAEAEPPISWWLLLGGAMLVVSTFASSYYFYRKRIFK